The proteins below come from a single Papaver somniferum cultivar HN1 chromosome 11, ASM357369v1, whole genome shotgun sequence genomic window:
- the LOC113324450 gene encoding uncharacterized protein LOC113324450, with the protein MVQECDICQQHKGFTTLPAGLLQPLPIPEQAWTDINMDFISGLPKYEGREVILVVVDIYTKYKHFLALSHPYTATTVAKVMLDSVIKLNGIPKIIVSDRDNIFLRNFWQCLLTRLGTSLHLSTAYHPQTDGQTERTQVVGHMLKGVLEEAQHKIKQQADKKRIEREFKEGDWVYLRLQPYRQTSMQLRKNLKLAAKFFFPYKILERIGKLKAKLGSGKLPQTTLPKLNKDQEMKVTPLQILDSRQVKKGKHNINQVLVQWENLSTQDATWEDKEFMAYQFPKLILEVKDLKE; encoded by the exons ATGGTGCAGGAGTGTGACATCTGCCAACAACACAAAGGGTTCACTACCCTTCCAGCAGGACTCTTACAACCACTGCCAATTCCTGAGCAAGCATGGACAGACATCAACATGGATTTTATCTCTGGTCTACCAAAATATGAAGGGAGGGAGGTCATCCTAGTGGTAGTGGACATATATACCAAATACAAGCACTTCTTGGCACTCAGCCATCCTTACACAGCAACAACAGTGGCCAAGGTAATGCTTGACTCAGTCATTAAACTTAATGGGATTCCAAAAATAATAGTATCAGATAGAGACAACATTTTTCTGAGAAATTTTTGGCAATGCCTGCTGACAAGACTGGGCACCTCCTTGCATTTGAGCACTGcttatcaccctcaaacagatggacAGACTGAGAGG ACACAAGTAGTGGGACACATGTTAAAGGGAGTGCTTGAGGAAGCTCAGCACAAAATCAAACAACAGGCAGACAAAAAGAGGATTGAAAGGGAATTCAAGGAAGGAGATTGGGTGTATTTAAGGCTACAACCATATAGGCAGACATCAATGCAGTTAAGAAAGAATTTGAAACTTGCTGCTAAGTTCTTTTTCCCTTACAAAATACTGGAAAGGATTGGGAAG CTGAAGGCCAAGCTAGGATCAGGGAAACTTCCTCAAACTACTCTGCCAAAGTTAAACAAGGACCAAGAAATGAAGGTGACTCCTCTGCAGATTCTGGACAGCAGGCAAGTAAAGAAGGGCAAACATAATATCAACCAAGTGCTGGTGCAGTGGGAGAACCTATCAACTCAGGATGCCACATGGGAAGACAAAGAATTCATGGCATACCAATTTCCAAAGCTAATCCTTGAGGTCAAGGATTTGAAAGAGTAG